A single region of the Podospora pseudopauciseta strain CBS 411.78 chromosome 1, whole genome shotgun sequence genome encodes:
- a CDS encoding hypothetical protein (COG:S; EggNog:ENOG503P4NS) has product MAATTEKSARSRRNTENDIPDYKPLPLRFSFLATVVLVLCGLIIALERLLHSLPHEGSRTEIPQEFGFIPDPRDPKPAFDVLNALSPEARQKFYGLPVETSLQDDPPSSTRMPDATTTSFPAEFNKRMAPDPRPHTSYYVNTNVITTYVTWANSWYGHPDNVMARTAVFPDEEKPNECMYNYQGVIITTNSSACQVIIAPDPLTTPPPGWKSPRQGIPGLWFSDECVKSYDDWYKSQLATIPAPPPGPAIPYPNAFMKRFLRCSWHGEPREETTSIRYDVEEPLPETFLNYYVEWDVQRQMERLIVKLRFPGRLYPGAGLYLWGEHNIGEPSTTSSVTLLPSPTSTKQSTFESVDTSTLQSEPSMSQSSSTSETTATETVTSSNIAVLPVTTSDSESKTDGMPASVTSPIFIHSSKQTSQSEPASIVETKMGIIRDSSTLLSSSWSSLKPTQLQSASTEHLENPSKSTASISTSTSYPTTPFDLRLTTSVPSPVPHQLEPSVKYVLVPVNVYVESTTQFTMSGQMWIKSIVHTSTSSILIGVPAVMVIPAVTTLTNSNGVPTSTQTDFHGDLYLINTLTTLTNARGSPTLTATTQVPATSVITTLTDTNGIPTATATSFPVWPNLPNSTAANLMLPNRASYFTIYFLPILLTIFLLIPAQAIDAEIKQLLPFRLLTKHNPPAGAGVDALVMQPGRISGWRLLWRYGDPISLISDLVVLCVAGLISVSGETVGLKLRGSCLSVNLSTCFLTVAVFPVPARVAEGLLGGLIVLVMVLGFMLVRWRTGTAADPSSVAGVCALLQVDRTREVLMRGMERRAEDGLDDSAKVDQLLRRNCEGLSFRLGKLGSWTGKRADDYGIVVSSVSVGGHKNGKTKMRSNCGIDGSDMILPVERAGLRQMRRARSGLPVRRMTFHVPGRERTFQGVLLAFFCGLLILILYYELTEYEDLQESAFEWFMDSQGFGVRMLFTGLGVVLSFMWDHLFTTFSKRRIYQRMAQKQQPAALSVLEPCPKTVFTGLWRAVRQKDLMAGAVAFAGILSKFVPALLSSIPFSSAQTWQTHEICTWTTVALLIVLILTLVSYMWLVKWPHMPAAPDSLACQIYYVCDSAMLRDFERLSMLGRRERDRRVERMGRMYRFGWMTGVSGERRVGVDYPEGEQGYRMHGLGGCGFGTTGGK; this is encoded by the exons ATGGCCGCCACCACAGAGAAATCAGCTCGAAGTCGGCGAAATACAGAAAATGATATCCCGGATTACAAACCCCTGCCGCTccgattttcttttctggcTACAGTCGTTCTTGTCCTCTGTGGCCTCATCATTGCCTTGGAGAGGCTGCTTCACTCGCTCCCACACGAAGGCAGCCGAACGGAGATACCCCAAGAATTTGGCTTCATACCTGATCCGAGAGATCCAAAGCCGGCATTTGATGTCCTGAATGCATTGTCACCCGAGGCTCGACAGAAGTTCTATGGGCTGCCGGTGGAAACCTCCCTTCAAGATGACCCTCCAAGCAGTACAAGAATGCCGGATGCGACAACGACGTCTTTTCCAGCTGAGTTCAACAAGAGAATGGCCCCAGATCCCCGCCCACATACCAGCTACTATGTGAACACCAACGTGATCACCACCTACGTTACTTGGGCTAATAGCTGGTACGGCCATCCAGATAACGTAATGGCCAGGACGGCGGTATTCCCAGATGAAGAGAAGCCAAACGAATGCATGTATAACTACCAGGGCGTTATCATAACAACAAATAGCTCAGCGTGCCAGGTCATCATTGCACCTGATCCTTTGACCACTCCGCCACCGGGCTGGAAATCACCTCGTCAAGGTATTCCTGGTCTCTGGTTTTCCGATGAATGTGTCAAGAGCTACGACGATTGGTACAAGTCTCAGTTAGCCACGATCCCTGCTCCTCCGCCAGGTCCAGCGATACCGTACCCAAATGCTTTCATGAAGCGATTCTTACGGTGCTCGTGGCATGGCGAGCCGCGTGAAGAGACAACCAGTATCCGGTACGATGTTGAAGAGCCATTACCAGAGACCTTTCTCAATTACTACGTTGAATGGGACGTTCAGAGGCAGATGGAACGCCTTATTGTCAAGCTTCGCTTCCCTGGACGGCTTTATCCTGGCGCGGGCCTGTACCTTTGGGGCGAACACAATATTGGCGAGCCATCAACAACTTCGAGTGTGACGCTATTGCCATCGCCTACTAGTACAAAGCAATCGACTTTTGAGTCTGTTGATACATCGACTTTACAGTCCGAACCATCCATGTCTCAGTCGAGTTCAACTTCGGAAACAACTGCCACAGAAACAGTCACGAGTTCAAACATAGCAGTGCTCCCAGTAACAACCTCGGATTCAGAGTCGAAGACGGATGGCATGCCAGCTTCGGTCACTTCACCCATCTTCATTCATAGCTCAAAACAAACCTCACAGTCAGAACCAGCTTCGATTGTGGAGACGAAGATGGGCATTATACGGGACTCCAGCACGCTTCTGTCCTCATCTTGGAGCAGTCTCAAACCAACACAACTCCAGTCAGCATCAACGGAGCACTTGGAAAATCCGAGTAAATCTACAGCTTCAATTTCGACGTCTACTTCTTACCCCACAACACCATTCGATTTACGTTTGACCACGAGCGTACCGTCACCGGTCCCGCATCAACTAGAACCCTCTGTCAAATATGTCCTCGTACCCGTCAACGTGTACGTTGAGTCAACGACCCAGTTCACGATGTCTGGTCAGATGTGGATAAAAAGCATTGTCCATACGTCCACGAGCAGCATCCTCATCGGTGTcccggcggtgatggtgattCCAGCAGTAACAACTTTGACAAACTCTAATGGCGTCCCAACAAGCACGCAAACCGACTTCCACGGCGATCTCTATCTCATCAACACTCTCACGACCCTGACGAACGCTCGTGGCTCCCCAACACTCACCGCAACAACGCAGGTCCCCGCCACCTCTGTCATCACAACACTCACGGATACCAATGGCATCccgacagcaacagcaaccagcTTTCCGGTATGGCCCAACCTGCCCAACTCCACTGCTGCCAATCTCATGCTTCCGAATCGGGCGAGCTACTTTACGATTTACTTTTTGCCTATTTTGCTTACGATTTTCTTGCTCATCCCTGCTCAGGCGATTGACGCTGAGATCAAGCAGCTTCTTCCTTTTCGTCTTTTGACTAAACACAACCCTCCTGCTGGCGCAGGTGTAGATGCTTTGGTCATGCAACCTGGTCGTATAAGCGGCTGGAGGTTGCTATGGCGCTATGGCGATCCGATTTCCCTCATAAGCGATCTGGTTGTTTTATGCGTGGCAGGGCTGATCTCTGTGTCGGGAGAGACGGTGGGGCTGAAGCTACGGGGGAGCTGCCTGAGTGTGAATCTCAGTACTTGTTTTTTGACTGTGGCGGTTTTTCCTGTgccggcgagggtggcggagggtttgctgggggggttgattgtgttggtgatggtgttggggtttATGCTTGTCAGGTGGAGGACTGGGACTGCGGCGGATCCGAGCAGTGTGGCTGGGGTGTGCGCGTTGTTGCAGGTCGATAGGACcagggaggtgttgatgagggggatggaaAGAAGGGCAGAGGATGGATTGGATGATTCAGCAAAGGTGGATCAGTTGTTGAGGAGAAACTGTGAAGGGTTGAGCTTTCGGCTTGGGAAGTTGGGGAGCTGGACTGGAAAGAGGGCGGATGATTATGGGATTGTTGTTTCGTCGGTTTCGGTAGGGGGTCACAAGAACGGGAAGACCAAGATGAGGTCTAACTGTGGGATTGATGGCAGTGATATGATTCTGCCGGTTGAGAGGGCTGGCTTGCGACAGATGAGGCGGGCCAGGAGTGGTTTGCCTGTGAGGAGAATGACGTTCCATGTGCCGGGGAGGGAACGGACTTTCCAGGGAGTGCTTTTGGCCTTCTTTTGCGGCTTACTGATTCTTATCCTTTACTACGAGCTTACCGAGTATGAGGACCTCCAGGAGTCGGCGTTTGAGTGGTTCATGGACAGCCAGGGGTTTGGCGTGAGGATGTTGTTTACCGGGCTTGGTGTGGTGCTTTCGTTTATGTGGGATCATTTGTTTACGA CATTCTCAAAGAGGCGCATCTACCAACGTATGGCGCAGAAACAACAGCCAGCAGCGCTGTCGGTTCTTGAGCCCTGTCCTAAGACTGTCTTTACAGGACTGTGGAGAGCGGTTCGTCAGAAGGATTTGATGGCTGGGGCCGTTGCCTTTGCCGGGATACTGTCCAAGTTTGTACCAGCTTTACTGTCGAGCATTCCATTTTCTTCGGCTCAGACGTGGCAGACGCATGAGATATGTACTTGGACGACGGTTGCGCTGCTTATTGTTCTTATCTTGACTCTGGTCAGCTACATGTGGCTTGTCAAGTGGCCGCATATGCCAGCGGCGCCGGATTCGTTGGCGTGTCAGATTTACTATGTGTGTGATTCGGCGATGTTGAGGGATTTTGAGAGGTTGTCtatgttggggaggagggagagggatcGGAGGGTagagaggatggggaggatgtaTCGGTTTGGGTGGATGACTGGTGTttcgggggagaggagagttGGGGTTGATTATCCTGAGGGCGAGCAGGGCTATAGGATGcatgggttgggggggtgcgGGTTTGGGACCACGGGGGGGAAGTGA
- a CDS encoding hypothetical protein (EggNog:ENOG503NXPH; COG:O; MEROPS:MER0001428), whose translation MRRGAGIIAAGALFAATTLAQQKDGVVQWGIQRRQPPPETYTRVRKRASTFEEIITNEEARGGYFATCRLGTPGQDLTLQLDTGSSDIWVPDPTAKVCSKSGTEGCALGTFNPDRSSTFKVVGQGDFDINYVDGSSSKGDYFTDVFQIGGATLQNMTMGLGVNTDIAYGLVGVGYALNEAIVGTTQSTASVYPNLPVNMVKEKLINTVAYSLWLNDLDSSSGNILFGGIDTQKYKGDLTRINILPTTQGLYTSFAVAMTSLIAVSPSGQDTLTSKAFPMPVVLDSGTTLSYLPTDLALQVWKEVGALYSPEFELAVLPCDMQNSEGYFSFGFGGPSGPQINVSMDELVLDLTSGRAPVFNTGPYKGMDACEFGIQNFSSAPYLLGDTFLRSAYVVYDLVNNQVGLAATDFNSTESNIVPFPSLSAHIPSATIAPDQSQATIRPSVTTPAYAASAGFTDSAGVNGSENAACGLPPALGVAQLSVVGLTMVFVMLGSGMFSL comes from the exons ATGAGAAGGGGGGCTGGCATCATCGCGGCGGGTGCATTGTTTGCTGCGACTACGTTGGCACAACAAAAGGATGGAGTGGTTCAATGGGGCATTCAGAGGCGACAACCGCCACCAGAAACCTACACCAGAGTACGGAAGCGCGCTTCGACGTTTGAGgagatcatcaccaacgaGGAGGCCAGAGGAGGTTATTTCGCTACCTGCAGGTTAGGAACGCCGGGTCAAGACCTCACGCTCCAGCTGGACACAGGAAGCAGCGATATCTGGGTTCCGGATCCGACGGCAAAGGTCTGTTCTAAATCTGGGACTGAGGGTTGCGCATTGGGAACAT TTAATCCCGACCGCTCTAGCACATTCAAGGTTGTTGGACAGGGCGACTTTGACATCAACTATGTCGACGGCAGCTCTTCGAAGGGTGACTATTTCACCGATGTTTTCCAGATTGGCGGCGCAACATTACAGAACATGACTATGGGCCTTGGTGTCAACACAGACATCGCTTATGGactggttggtgttggctaTGCGTTGAATGAAGCCATCGTGGGGACCACGCAATCGACAGCTTCAGTttaccccaacctccccgtcAACATGGTTAAAGAAAAACTGATTAACACTGTGGCGTACAGTTTATGGCTCAACGATCTAG ACTCGAGCTCGGGTAACATCCTTTTTGGTGGAATTGACACCCAAAAGTACAAAGGAGATCTTACACGCATCAATATACTGCCAACGACGCAAGGGCTCTACACTTCTTTCGCTGTTGCCATGACTTCCCTGATAGCAGTCAGCCCTAGCGGCCAGGATACGCTCACGTCGAAGGCCTTCCCTATGCCTGTAGTTCTTGACTCCGGCACCACCCTCTCTTACTTGCCTACTGACCTTGCCCTGCAAGTATGGAAGGAGGTTGGGGCTTTATATTCGCCTGAATTTGAGCTTGCCGTTCTTCCATGCGATATGCAAAACAGCGAGGGATATTTTTCGTTTGGATTCGGCGGCCCCAGTGGTCCACAAATAAATGTGTCGATGGATGAGCTAGTCCTCGATCTCACATCTGGCCGAGCACCGGTCTTCAACACTGGCCCATACAAGGGCATGGATGCCTGCGAATTCGGGATCCAGAACTTCAGCTCTGCTCCATATCTCCTGGGCGACACGTTTCTCCGATCGGCGTACGTTGTCTACGATCTCGTCAACAATCAGGTAGGGCTTGCTGCCACCGACTTCAACTCAACCGAAAGCAACATTGTGCCCTTCCCTAGCTTGAGCGCCCACATCCCTTCGGCGACTATTGCTCCAGACCAGAGTCAAGCGACCATACGTCCGTCAGTCACCACACCGGCTTATGCGGCCAGTGCTGGTTTCACGGACAGTGCGGGTGTAAACGGGTCCGAGAATGCCGCGTGTGGTTTACCACCTGCTCTTGGAGTAGCACAGCTCTCGGTGGTGGGCTTAACGATGGTGTTTGTGATGCTTGGGTCTGGGATGTTCTCGTTGTAG
- a CDS encoding hypothetical protein (EggNog:ENOG503P9BW) encodes MLAWRHVHQAQSHHITTTDGTTLTTKPNPTTQSRKMKLSTILAVTLAVVAPAAVDAANCKTGLHYCGYVLLRKGNYYNQIIEALKKADKSTSSAYVNHSLFYCTGGSNGNIKYQAKCSSCVDGGDGKSDHC; translated from the exons ATGTTGGCTTGGAGACACGTCCATCAAGCTCAGTCGCATCACATCACAACCACTGACGGCACAACTCTcacaaccaaaccaaacccaacTACTCAATCACGCAAAATGAAGCTCTCTACCATCCTCGCCGTCACCCTCGCAGTCGTCGCACCGGCTGCAGTGGATGCCGCCAATTGCAAGACCGGCTTGCACTATTGCGGATACGTCCTTCTTCGCAAAG GCAACTACTACAACCAAATTATCGAAGCCCTCAAAAAGGCAGACAAGTCCACTTCCTCGGCCTATGTGAATCATTCTCTCTTTTATTGCACGGGTGGGAGCAATGGCAACATCAAATACCAGGCCAAGTGCAGCAGCTGTGTTGACGGTGGAGATGGGAAGAGTGATCACTGCTGA
- a CDS encoding hypothetical protein (COG:E; EggNog:ENOG503NYY7), which translates to MVKIQPFEVEQWMNRLENTPGVLNIAETCAASVSIKDLVQLCTDKDLPSPLSTSKKLTYGAITGSKMLRQRVASLLDRGLSSPQADATSPVTSPLPAENIIITQGAIAANFLLFYTLVGPGDHVVCVYPTYQQLYAVPESLGAEVSLWELTKENHYVPDVKDLESLVKENTKMIVLNNPNNPMGSTTPKSVLEDIISFAKERDIIVFADEVYNPLYHSLPDGQTAPPSILTLGYTKAVATGSMSKAFSLAGIRIGWVAARDESIIEAVAHARDYTTISVSQLDDQVGSYALSEPVLGSLLERNMNLARTNLEILSKFVEKYHSVCSWVKPTAGTTALVQFSKGGLVPVHDPNFVLDVLDKTKVLFMPASPCFGLARDFKGFVRIGYVCETEVLKEALEVLGGYLEKFLLE; encoded by the exons ATGGTCAAGATTCAACCCTTCGAAGTCGAGCAATGGATGAACAGGCTTGAAAACACACCTGGTGTCTTGAACATCGCCGAAACATGTGCAGCTTCGGTATCCATCAAAGACCTTGTTCAGCTTTGCACTGATAAAGACCTCCCAAGTCCACTTTCCACCTCCAAGAAACTGACCTATGGTGCAATCACCGGCTCTAAAATGCTTCGACAGCGTGTTGCCTCACTTTTGGACCGTGGCCTGTCCTCCCCTCAGGCTGATGCCACTTCGCCTGTGACATCGCCTCTTCCTGCCGAgaatatcatcatcacccaagGAGCCATCGCAGCCAACTTCCTGTTGTTCTACACCCTCGTTGGACCCGGTGACCATGTTGTCTGCGTCTACCCGACGTATCAACAGCTATACGCTGTGCCGGAAAGTCTTGGGGCTGAAGTGTCACTCTGGGAGTTAACGAAGGAAAATCATTATGTACCTGATGTGAAGGACTTGGAATCGTTGGTAAAGGAGAACACCAAG ATGATCGTCCTCAACAATCCCAACAATCCCATGGGTAGCACCACCCCCAAGTCTGTCCTTGAAGACATCATTTCCTTCGCAAAAGAAAGGGACATCATTGTCTTCGCCGACGAGGTCTACAACCCTCTCTACCACTCCCTACCCGACGGTCAGACCGCCCCTCCATCCATTCTCACCCTGGGGTACACAAAGGCTGTTGCCACTGGCTCCATGTCCAAGGCCTTCTCTCTGGCTGGCATCCGGATAGGATGGGTAGCTGCCCGCGACGAGAGCATCATCGAAGCCGTGGCTCATGCTCGGGACTACACTACCATTAGCGTCTCGCAGCTTGACGATCAAGTCGGGAGCTATGCTCTATCGGAGCCAGTTCTCGGGTCTCTATTGGAGAGGAACATGAACCTTGCCCGGACAAACCTCGAGATTCTGAGCAAGTTCGTCGAGAAGTATCACTCAGTGTGTTCGTGGGTAAAGCCTACGGCTGGGACAACCGCCCTGGTACAATTCAGCAAAGGAGGCCTGGTACCGGTTCATGACCCAAACTTTGTCTTGGATGTGTTGGACAAGACAAAGGTGCTGTTTATGCCAGCGAGTCCGTGCTTCGGGCTGGCAAGGGACTTTAAGGGGTTTGTGAGAATAGGGTATGTGTGTGAGACCGAGGTCTTGAAGGAGGCCCTGGAGGTGCTCGGTGGGTATTTGGAGAAATTTTTGCTTGAATAG
- the ADP1 gene encoding FAD-dependent urate hydroxylase (COG:Q; EggNog:ENOG503NWNI) codes for MASKIPRALALLLSLSCAVSAASNYSSIDMLRVQAALMEGRPKDCPPCFNCNLPAHSCGQFAPCSEYSGKCNCPDGFGGDNCLEPLCGSLSRGPDRPKREGKSCQCDDGWTGINCNVCTNDRACDAMTETGDGGVCYTGGEIVKENFQMCDVTNKAIRSLLGAQIPQVTFNCKKETKLCDFQFWVDQKESFMCHLEECDSTADYDLSGTKNSTSYKCEKIKCECIPDRMLCGENGSVDISDFLVNLIKGPAKFECVQRPGEDKKCSFQEPEMNNLISDIFGDSSILLSCGAGECLYHTEVPGYAPQVPKINTPLIAGVIAGCALFLVGVILLTWYLSRRQFKYGPIHLDDSDDEAIKLMADHKPASLYFQNVFYNLNGKHILSGIQGMAHPGEITAIMGASGAGKTTFLDILARKNKRGQVSGDFYVNGEKVSDVDYKNAVGFVDQEDTMLPTLTVHETIMTSALLRLPRDMGRAAKEQRVVEVEKQLGIHHIRDSLIGSEEGKGRGISGGEKRRVSIACELVTSPSILFLDEPTSGLDAYNAYNVIECLVTLAKTYKRTVIFTIHQPRSNIVALFDRLILLAQGKTVYSGPLHLCQEYFDQIGYSCPPGFNIADYLVDLTMHASSTTSYDDGALSTDGGSIGPSSTRAVKSVASISGNSVGDESTVTAGSSRPRGPRRDSVRLRQERELYTRRKQAADTAAFSDARDEIGAYKVQRQAPGQQPTPIAEDPDDLPPPATTGTDLDILVHSYIQSDIAGNTHDQIEQAVAAATASNGQNANGYVADGPNINLGAMGRGYTRIGYWRQFVLLSQRTWRNLYRNPMLMLTHYAIAILLAVFAGYLFYGLTMDIAGFQNRLGLFFFVLALFGFSTLTSLSVFSQERLLFVRERANGYYSPITYFAAKVLFDIIPLRIIPPILLGAIVYPMTGLVAEPAKFLVFMLVLVLFNFAAAGICLFIGIVCKDHGVANLIGSLVMLFSLLFAGLLLNHNAIPPAALWLQWLSIFHYGFEALIVNEVAGLTLIDHKIGIDITVPGAAILSSFGFDNLAMWMDIINLGVFGVVFIILAYAAMHLLLVERR; via the exons ATGGCATCCAAAATACCACGGGCGCTAGCCTTGCTGCTATCGCTGTCATGCGCTGTCTCGGCCGCCAGCAACTACTCGTCCATCGACATGCTGCGAGTCCAGGCAGCACTGATGGAGGGACGTCCGAAAGACTGTCCACCATG CTTCAACTGCAACCTCCCAGCCCATTCGTGCGGTCAGTTCGCTCCTTGTAGTGAATACAGCGGCAAATGCAATTGCCCTGATGGCTTTGGCGGTGACAATTGTCTTGAACCAT TATGCGGCTCTCTCTCCAGAGGACCTGATCGACCGAAACGGGAGGGCAAGTCCTGCCAGTGCGATGATGGATGGACCGGCATCAACTGCAATGTGTGCACCAACGATAGAGCCTGCGACGCCATGACCGAgactggtgatggtggtgtttgttATACCGGCGGTGAGATTGTGAAGGAGAACTTCCAGATGTGTGATGTTACCAACAAGGCTATTCGTAGCCTGTTGGGCGCCCAGATCCCCCAGGTCACCTTCAACTGCAAAAAGGAGACGAAGCTGTGTGATTTCCAAT TTTGGGTTGATCAGAAGGAGTCTTTCATGTGCCATCTCGAAGAATGCGATTCGACCGCCGACTATGACCTCTCGGGAACGAAGAACTCGACTTCCTACAAGTGCGAAAAGATCAAGTGCGAGTGCATCCCCGACCGTATGCTCTGTGGCGAGAATGGCTCTGTGGACATCAGCGATTTCCTGGTCAACTTGATCAAGGGCCCTGCCAAGTTCGAGTGTGTGCAACGACCGGGCGAGGACAAGAAGTGCTCTTTCCAAGAGCCCGAGATGAACAACCTGATCAGCGATATTTTTGGTGACTCGAGCATTCTTCTCAGCTGCGGCGCCGGCGAATGTCTCTACCACACAGAAGTCCCCGGTTATGCTCCCCAGGTCCCCAAGATCAACACGCCATTGATTGCTGGAGTCATTGCAGGATGCGCACTCTTCTTGGTGGGTGTCATTCTCCTGACATGGTACTTGTCCAGAAGGCAGTTCAAGTATGGGCCTATCCATCTGGACGATTCAGATGACGAAGCCATCAAGCTCATGGCAGACCACAAGCCGGCCTCCCTTTACTTCCAGAACGTGTTCTACAACCTGAACGGAAAGCATATTCTTTCGGGCATCCAGGGCATGGCTCATCCCGGAGAGATCACGGCGATCATGGGAGCCTCGGGTGCTGGAAAGACCACCTTTTTGGACATCTTGGCCCGCAAGAACAAGCGTGGCCAGGTTTCTGGTGACTTTTATGTCAATGGTGAAAAGGTCAGCGATGTGGACTACAAGAACGCTGTGGGATTTGTTGATCAGGAAGATACCATGTTGCCCACTCTCACGGTTCACGAGACCATCATGACCAGCGCACTTCTTCGCCTGCCAAGGGACATGGGAAGGGCCGCAAAGGAACAGAGAGTCGTCGAGGTCGAAAAGCAGTTGGGTATTCACCACATTCGAGACTCGTTGATCGGTTccgaggagggcaagggtCGGGGTATTTCGGGCGGAGAGAAGCGCCGTGTCAGCATTGCCTGCGAGTTGGTCACCAGCCCgtccatcctcttcctcgatGAGCCTACCAGTGGTCTTGACGCTTACAACGCCTACAACGTCATCGAATGTTTGGTCACATTGGCAAAGACGTACAAGCGGACAGTCATCTTCACGATCCACCAGCCTAGGTCCAACATCGTTGCCCTGTTTGACCGCCTCATTCTGCTCGCTCAAGGCAAGACCGTCTACTCTGGACCCCTGCACCTGTGCCAGGAGTACTTCGATCAGATCGGTTACAGCTGCCCTCCCGGTTTCAACATCGCCGACTATTTGGTTGACCTGACGATGCAtgcttcctccaccacttcCTACGACGACGGTGCCCTGTCTACTGATGGTGGTAGCATCGGCCCCAGTAGCACCCGGGCTGTCAAATCGGTCGCTAGTATCTCTGGTAACAGTGTTGGTGACGAGAGTACAGTTACGGCTGGCTCATCACGTCCCAGAGGCCCGCGTCGGGATTCCGTAAGGTTGAGGCAGGAGCGGGAGCTCTACACTCGGCGCAAGCAAGCAGCTGATACAGCTGCTTTTTCGGACGCCAGGGACGAGATTGGAGCGTACAAGGTTCAACGCCAGGCACCCggccaacaaccaaccccaatCGCGGAAGATCCTGATGATTTACCTCCTCCTGCCACCACTGGAACCGATCTTGACATTCTCGTTCACTCTTATATCCAGTCAGATATCGCTGGCAATACGCATGACCAAATCGAGCAGGCTGTTGCGGCAGCGACTGCCAGCAACGGCCAAAACGCCAATGGGTATGTGGCAGATGgacccaacatcaaccttgGTGCGATGGGCAGAGGATATACTCGCATCGGATATTGGCGACAGTTTGTTCTTTTGTCCCAGCGTACCTGGAGAAACCTCTACCGGAACCCCATGTTGATGCTGACCCACTacgccatcgccatcctcctcgccgttTTCGCTGGCTATCTGTTCTACGGCCTGACGATGGATATTGCTGGCTTCCAAAACAGACTtggtcttttcttcttcgtcctcgccCTGTTCGGCTTCAGCACCCTGACCAGCTTGTCCGTGTTCTCCCAGGAGCGGCTTCTCTTCGTCCGTGAGAGAGCAAATGGATACTATTCACCCATCACCTACTTTGCGGCCAAGGTTCTTTTCGACATCATCCCTCTCAGAATTATCCCACCAATCCTGCTAGGTGCGATTGTCTACCCAATGACTGGCCTCGTTGCCGAGCCAGCCAAGTTTTTGGTGTTCATGCTGGTCCTGGTACTTTTCAACTTTGCTGCAGCAGGCATTTGTCTGTTCATCGGCATTGTCTGCAAGGACCATGGCGTTGCGAACCTGATTGGCAGCTTGGTCATGTTGTTCAGCTTGCTTTTTGCCGGTCTGCTGCTGAATCACAACGCAATTCCACCAGCAGCTCTCTGGCTCCAGTGGCTGTCAATCTTCCACTATGGCTTCGAGGCGCTGATCGTGAACGAGGTCGCTGGGCTCACTCTTATCGACCACAAGATTGGTATTGATATTACAGTGCCTGGTGCCGCCATTCTCAGCTCGTTCGGTTTCGATAACCTGGCCATGTGGATGGACATCATCAATCTTGGTGTATTTGGTGTTGTGTTCATCATTCTGGCTTACGCCGCTATGCATCTTCTTTTGGTCGAGAGGAGATAG
- a CDS encoding hypothetical protein (EggNog:ENOG503P429) — protein MPPSLPRPALTGLEAALTNCRLTPRPVSRQLSRSLSTTPSYLQQFFPPDSPKFITIPEPPQSSEVKPPPVKGHLPKPRNLFPTRGGRRKATSAFIKAATPLSKSEAAGLPPKSAAEAAHRKAAAIRRKNLAAGTLSLYRRKTTHDRRILERSRYKVGFNIACANKPEREDEILTRSTVKASTALKVQVEPSPLRFERAEEARQKTEQLAAQKSEERKDALAQLFVAAQSFIVTEKQLEERVEELFKEDTFKNRISSAAKNIWEASGPPISVATRQAQISGMASGLSDSTRAATQAAVRRKLVAEELSGGKLVIDA, from the coding sequence ATGCCTCCATCGCTTCCACGACCGGccctcaccggcctcgaAGCCGCCCTCACCAACTGCCGCCTCACACCCAGACCAGTATCCCGGCAGCTCTCTCGCTCCCTCTCGACAACCCCCTCCTACCTCCAACAATTCTTCCCCCCCGACTCCCCCAagttcatcaccatccccgaaCCCCCCCAATCCTCCGAAGTCAAACCCCCCCCCGTCAAAggccacctccccaaaccccgcaacctcttccccaccCGCGGCGGCCGCCGCAAAGCCACATCCGCCTTCATCAAAGccgccacccccctctccaaatccGAAGCCGCcggcctcccccccaaatccgccgccgaagccgccCACCGCAAAGCAGCCGCCATCCGCCGCAAGAACCTCGCAGCAGGCACCCTTAGCCTCTACCGCCGTAAGACCACCCACGACAGGAGAATCCTCGAACGCTCCCGGTACAAGGTCGGATTCAACATCGCCTGCGCCAACAAGCCCGAGCGCGAGGACGAAATCCTCACCCGGTCGACAGTCAAGGCGTCCACCGCCCTGAAGGTCCAGGTCGAGCCTAGTCCACTCCGGTTCGAGAGGGCCGAAGAGGCCAGGCAAAAGACTGAACAGTTGGCTGCGCAAAAGTCAGAAGAGAGGAAAGACGCCCTTGCTCAGCTGTTTGTTGCCGCACAGAGCTTCATCGTGACGGAGaagcagctggaggagagggtcgAGGAGCTGTTCAAGGAGGATACGTTCAAGAACAGGATTAGCAGCGCCGCTAAGAACATTTGGGAGGCTTCTGGCCCGCCGATCAGCGTGGCCACGAGACAGGCGCAAATTTCAGGTATGGCCTCTGGATTGTCTGATTCTACCAGGGCGGCGACCCAGGCGGCGGTCAGGAGGAAGTTGGTGGCCGAGGAGCTTTCGGGTGGCAAGCTGGTTATCGATGCTTAG